A segment of the Phocoena sinus isolate mPhoSin1 chromosome 11, mPhoSin1.pri, whole genome shotgun sequence genome:
AAAATGCAGTTTAGAGTTACGTGTCATTCTAGGTCATCTGGAAACTGGTTCACTGGGGCCATCTCAGAAGACCTGGGCGTGCCCAAGAGTGCAGCAAGTCTACCCAGAAGGGTATGCCTTAATGATCTTCACATCGTCCACAGGACGGTCCTGGGAGTTTGTTTCCACCATTCCTACTCGATTCACCATTCCTATACCCTGGCACACACGGCCAAAAATGGTGTGCTTGCCGTCAAGCCACTGAGTGGGAGCCAGGGTCACAAAGAACTGGCTGCCGTTGGTGTCTGGCCCGGCATTGGCCATTGCGAGAATTCCAGCCCCTGGcgggaaaaaggaagagaggaaagagtaTGAATAACCCCCATAGCTCCAGCCTGGATCTGCAACACCAGCCTAGGGATAAAAAGAAGCCAGACCAACCACCCGACCAGACAACCTTCCCCTCAGGGCAGGCTCTCTGCCCTTGCACAAGCGCTAAAAACTGCACTACCCGATGGCCTCATCTTCCTTGTCTTCACCTACTCCCTAGCCTCTATCCATGATGATCCCTGCTAAACTCTGGACCATGTTCTCAATTCCCCTCAAAAATTCAAGAAGGTCAACTGCTTCTTTGAGGAAGCTTATAACAGCAACATTCAACAAGTAGTTAGAATCAAGATCACTCAGATCGGCACTCTGAATCGCTCAGGACTCTTGAGGCCGCTTTCTCTAATCCGCCAGCGCTCTCTGTGGCTCTGCAGCTGGGCAGCTACATGGCACCAGGCCACGGTGTCAGGCATTCACCTTGAATCACAGCCAAAAGAGTGAGCTTTTAAAATCCACTCCCTCTTCCTACCCAGTCCAGACACGTCATATACCTACCTGTGAATTTCAAGTCTGGATGAAGTTCATCTTCAAACTGCTTGCCATAGATAGATGCACCACCTCGACCTGCCAGTTAGAAGACAGGAAACCAATCAGCCCACATTCCACCTCACACCAAGAACCACGGTCCAGGGTTAAATGACTTTTGGAGTACAGGCAAGGACAATCAGTGAGCGCGcctagcactgtgctaagtacacTGCAACTACACAGCCCGGCAGCAGAATCGAGCATTGGCACAGCACATTCAAGTCACTGGTTTCAGTTAGGTAAGAcgtttcttttcaaaataacacTGAGTGCTTTTTTCCTGCTTATGAAAGTAATACATTTTCACTGTCAAAATGTAGAAAACATAGATCATTATCAAAGGAACATTAAAGTCCCCTGTAATCTAACCATCTACAAATAACCACCATTCATGGTTTGATGTGTTAAGAGGTTTcctaattttttacatttttatgggtACTTTAGACAGGAGTGCTCCAAGTCCTAACCCTATGTCCATCACAGACACTGCTAATCAATCAGCACTCTTCCCTGCTGAGCTTAGACTGGGCTCTGAATCCTTATCAACCCAGAAATCCAGGCAGCCATTTTTAATGGATCAGATACGGCATAAGAATTGAAACCTATTTGTCATCCTTAACctagatgaaggaaaataaaattcatttaagtCAAAGATAACTAGCTTAAGGAGAAACAAGGACAGTGCTGAGTGGCAATGTGGCAGAAAAGAATAATATTACAGTAGGGAGAATTCATTGGGAGGAGAAGCAGTATGCTGTAAGGAGAATATGAAGAAACATGGCATTGGGAATGATTTGCTAGCAACACCACAGGTTATTTATATATCCACAAGAGTCCATAGCATACCCTTGCTGTTCTGGGCACCCAGGTTTTGTTGTTAGAGAAAAATGATACGTTAAATAAGATTTTTCCATAGGAAAAAATGTCCTAATAGGAGATACCTCTCTAAATTATTTAGTCAACCATATGTCTTGTTGAACTACTTTGGTTTCTCCAAGTTGACCAGTCAAGACAAAACAGCCTGAAACAAAGTGAACAGATTTATCAGCTTACTCTGCTTGCCTGGCAGACAGGAAACAAGCCAGAGGCAAGGAGCTCACTTCCTCTTACAGCCTGCTGTGAAAGTAGCATGTTAAAGCACCATGTCCACCCCCAGAGGCCCCTGGGCCCTGCTAAGGTGTTTCCATGGTAAAAAAATCCTTTGCTGTGTCTTTTAGGATGCTCCATCACAGGGAGCCTGTCACAGCCCCCGGTTCAGGAAGAAAACGCTGTTCTCATGCAAAGAGGAATGGGGGTGAATGTTAACAGAGTTGGGGAAACCTCCCACCTGGCCCAGGCTACCCATGCTTCTGGAAAATTACTGAACTACCAAACTATGTAAAAATTCATTCCAAAAATTCCAACATGCCAGTATACCTCCAAACAGCAATTATATAACCAGTATGTTCCCTCTGACTACAGAGTCAAGGTTCCTGCTtgagcttggggtggggggttggttaGTAGAAGTGCTAGGGCTGAAgatgagagaggagaaagaggactaTGGGGACAAACTAAGGTCAAGCCCTACCTCCAGGGCTTGAATGAGCATGATGAGGATGAAACTCAGCAGTGCACTGTCTGTCTGCAGGCTGAGCCTTGGAAGTGTGATCTCTGCAAGCCAAGGACTGCCAGAACCTCAGGGCCCCACTCTCAAGGAACTGAAACCGAACATATGAATGGCACCACAAACAGGATAGGCCAGTCAAGAGTCACAGATAAAGCCTGGGGGCTTAAGCAATCGGAAGGAGATGAGAGGAAAGGGCATGGAAGCCCCACTTCACTCACTAGGCATAGTTTGACCAACTGCAAGTAGTTTGGGCCTCGAAGGCACCAGTTAATCATAATATGTTATCTTTTCATAACCTAATTCAACTCAGTAGGGTTTGCAGCAAAttgtcagaaagacaaataattccAATCAAAACATTCCTTTGGGCATGCGGAATAGTGGAGAAATGGACAGGGAGTGATTAAAGAGTTCTCTGGTGCACAGCAGGCAACAGATGTCAATGATCACATATAAAGCCAAAAATTAGGAAGCTCTGTGATAAAAACGTGCTGTGTGCCTCCTCTAGTACAGATACAAGGGAGACAGGCACAGGCCTGTTTTCCAAACTCTGTGCCCTCAAAGTTCTTCCACTCTTCTGCCCTCTcctttaaacat
Coding sequences within it:
- the PPIL1 gene encoding peptidyl-prolyl cis-trans isomerase-like 1, translated to MAAIPPDSWQPPNVYLETSMGIIVLELYWKHAPKTCKNFAELARRGYYNGTKFHRIIKDFMIQGGDPTGTGRGGASIYGKQFEDELHPDLKFTGAGILAMANAGPDTNGSQFFVTLAPTQWLDGKHTIFGRVCQGIGMVNRVGMVETNSQDRPVDDVKIIKAYPSG